A single region of the Saprospiraceae bacterium genome encodes:
- a CDS encoding LamG domain-containing protein → MKYLYGIGLATILVFASSARLSFDPLMDHLVAYYSFNHCDARDDSGNGSDGQLFGEIDCWCGIEDDGLLLDGQRDFIEFYGKVNAYFTTSDFTISFYIKPEQYTFFAQSLLSKREECTEEHMMDILLDYRQGIIDTKVHQSEYKYYGGLSPKVDPSGWMHFALVRTGSEAFTFINGEIMQESIRCSGVDISNDAPLSFGNSPCVKGGRGQRFKGVLDELRVFDRALSADEIKALYDLHPIENAARDCYS, encoded by the coding sequence ATGAAATATTTATACGGTATTGGCCTGGCCACCATCCTTGTTTTTGCCTCTTCTGCCCGCTTGTCATTTGACCCGCTGATGGATCACCTGGTTGCTTATTATTCGTTCAATCATTGTGATGCCCGTGATGACAGCGGGAATGGTTCTGATGGTCAATTATTTGGTGAGATTGATTGTTGGTGTGGGATAGAAGATGATGGTTTATTATTGGACGGTCAGCGAGATTTTATTGAATTTTATGGCAAGGTGAATGCTTATTTTACAACCTCTGATTTTACCATTAGTTTTTATATCAAACCTGAGCAGTACACCTTTTTTGCCCAAAGTTTGCTCTCCAAGCGGGAGGAGTGCACCGAAGAGCATATGATGGATATCCTCTTGGATTATCGCCAGGGGATCATAGATACCAAGGTACACCAATCTGAATATAAATATTATGGCGGGCTTTCGCCGAAAGTAGATCCTAGTGGGTGGATGCATTTTGCCTTAGTGCGTACCGGCTCCGAGGCTTTTACCTTTATTAACGGAGAAATCATGCAAGAATCCATACGCTGTAGCGGGGTGGATATTAGTAATGATGCCCCACTTTCTTTTGGGAATAGCCCCTGCGTCAAAGGGGGGCGAGGGCAGCGTTTCAAGGGGGTCTTAGATGAGTTAAGGGTCTTTGATCGCGCCCTGAGTGCTGACGAGATCAAAGCCCTTTACGATTTGCATCCGATCGAAAATGCAGCGAGAGACTGCTATTCTTAG
- a CDS encoding PD-(D/E)XK nuclease family transposase, translated as MLLQEKVFSKLFEAAEIANFIKEERVAYEEILKYYKDIKNVVDTSREEGIAEGIKIN; from the coding sequence ATGCTCTTACAGGAGAAGGTGTTTTCAAAATTGTTTGAAGCAGCAGAAATTGCAAATTTCATTAAAGAGGAAAGAGTGGCATATGAGGAAATTTTGAAGTATTATAAAGACATCAAAAATGTAGTTGATACTTCAAGAGAAGAGGGAATAGCTGAGGGAATTAAAATAAACTAG
- a CDS encoding SEC-C metal-binding domain-containing protein: MLTLGDLFTKKALAIFSFEEEKDYYIMNMLPCENPYCDCGQTYLFISDENNYNRIKEKDSIVLSVNVHDEKIFPSPKLNTSTPEVSVLQNQLSDYFKEGLTADDWSILSSIYYGIKGDVIEEFKSTNYDYEFSQEHIMDSALLIYFSEIFPASQKFMVERNGDLFCLEESYCKNEFCDCMDMHIEVYKNNAYDRDFWYNYGTGEAKNKADRDLMDALNKTYNGLLNNYFLTRNLAVRILYGKSNLNRNKKELKQNKIQLAQLKKSKTRRNDPCYCGSGKKYKYCCLKKGE, encoded by the coding sequence ATGCTTACTTTAGGTGATTTATTTACGAAAAAGGCTTTGGCTATTTTCTCCTTTGAAGAAGAAAAGGACTATTATATTATGAACATGCTGCCTTGTGAAAATCCTTATTGTGATTGCGGGCAAACCTATTTATTCATATCCGATGAAAACAATTATAATCGGATAAAGGAAAAGGATAGCATTGTTCTTTCCGTCAATGTTCACGATGAAAAAATATTTCCCTCGCCCAAGCTGAATACTTCTACACCAGAAGTTTCTGTACTCCAAAACCAATTATCGGACTATTTCAAAGAAGGCTTAACAGCGGATGACTGGTCTATTCTTTCCTCCATATATTACGGTATCAAAGGCGATGTAATTGAAGAATTCAAAAGCACCAACTATGATTATGAATTTTCACAAGAGCATATCATGGATAGCGCTTTGTTGATATATTTTAGCGAGATTTTTCCTGCGTCTCAAAAATTTATGGTAGAACGGAATGGAGACCTCTTTTGCCTTGAAGAAAGTTATTGCAAAAATGAGTTTTGTGATTGTATGGATATGCATATTGAGGTGTACAAAAACAATGCATATGATAGAGATTTTTGGTATAATTATGGAACAGGCGAAGCTAAGAACAAGGCTGATCGGGACTTGATGGATGCATTGAATAAAACATATAATGGATTACTTAACAACTATTTCCTGACAAGAAATCTAGCTGTTCGAATTTTGTATGGGAAATCCAATCTGAACCGAAATAAAAAGGAATTGAAGCAAAATAAAATACAGTTGGCGCAATTGAAAAAAAGCAAAACAAGAAGAAATGATCCTTGCTATTGCGGAAGCGGAAAAAAATACAAGTATTGCTGCCTGAAGAAAGGGGAATAG
- a CDS encoding OmpA family protein has product MNKLLSCCLVLCLFTINGWAQSDKQGCEDHPLITRYPGFNISWCQEEAFSSYHLAVGKYFGYRAIDKWIDLEGKVTRIYYKHKGTVTMSEVYQNYRNAINRAGFESLAQGFFPQANVSKEVGGGTWIATAYSKNPVPTNSNVMLFHGTASAGGKGYIAAKLERPTGNVYVAIAVYQHTSEEVVALVDIVEEAPLEDHKISVDADYIAREIDQKGVVALYGIYFDFDKATIQASSEPELKAIADYLKQHADVNLYIVGHTDMKGSLSYNLSLAEKRAQAVADALVNNYNISRDRLEGKGVGPLSPKSNNLTEEGRQQNRRVELVRKV; this is encoded by the coding sequence ATGAACAAATTATTATCCTGCTGCTTAGTCTTATGCCTTTTCACCATCAATGGATGGGCACAGTCCGATAAACAGGGATGCGAAGACCACCCGCTTATCACCCGTTATCCAGGATTTAACATCTCCTGGTGTCAAGAAGAGGCCTTTTCTTCTTACCATCTCGCCGTTGGTAAATACTTTGGCTATCGGGCGATTGACAAATGGATTGATTTGGAGGGAAAGGTGACCCGCATTTACTATAAGCACAAAGGTACCGTGACGATGAGTGAGGTTTACCAAAACTATCGCAATGCCATCAACCGTGCCGGTTTCGAATCCTTAGCCCAGGGTTTTTTCCCCCAGGCCAATGTTTCCAAAGAGGTTGGCGGCGGCACTTGGATCGCAACGGCCTACAGCAAAAATCCCGTGCCGACAAATAGCAATGTCATGTTATTCCACGGTACTGCTTCGGCTGGCGGCAAAGGCTATATCGCGGCTAAATTAGAGCGACCAACTGGTAATGTTTATGTTGCCATCGCCGTATACCAACATACTTCAGAGGAAGTAGTGGCATTGGTTGATATCGTGGAAGAAGCCCCACTTGAAGATCATAAAATAAGTGTTGATGCCGATTATATTGCCCGTGAAATTGACCAAAAAGGCGTAGTTGCCCTTTATGGTATTTACTTCGATTTTGATAAGGCAACAATCCAAGCCTCCTCCGAACCGGAATTAAAAGCCATCGCCGATTACCTAAAACAACACGCAGATGTAAACCTCTATATTGTCGGCCATACCGATATGAAGGGTTCTTTGAGCTACAACCTCAGCCTGGCAGAAAAAAGAGCACAAGCTGTTGCTGATGCCTTGGTCAATAACTACAACATCTCAAGAGATCGCCTCGAAGGCAAAGGCGTTGGCCCTCTTTCCCCAAAATCAAACAACCTGACAGAGGAAGGAAGGCAGCAGAACCGAAGGGTCGAATTGGTGAGAAAGGTGTAG
- a CDS encoding energy transducer TonB gives MIIKKIYLLIGLISLVTAWACKPHKPMWTLEKLKGENYQEVKYFYDKKTTTTSEPDKFPMYPGGTLGFLADVKRLTKFSAVDYKDGIGGDVVVQYTISAEGGVENITIVKSLSPGLDAEVVRILKSLKHRWFPAFVNGNPVDVTFLQTFTFEINKPTQEK, from the coding sequence ATGATCATCAAGAAAATCTATTTATTGATAGGTTTAATAAGCTTAGTTACGGCTTGGGCCTGTAAGCCTCATAAGCCTATGTGGACCCTGGAAAAGCTGAAGGGCGAAAACTACCAGGAGGTTAAATACTTTTATGATAAAAAAACGACCACGACGAGTGAACCGGATAAGTTCCCGATGTACCCTGGCGGAACCTTGGGCTTTTTAGCGGATGTAAAGCGTTTAACCAAGTTTTCAGCTGTAGACTATAAAGATGGCATTGGAGGGGATGTCGTCGTTCAGTATACCATTAGCGCAGAGGGTGGTGTGGAAAATATCACCATTGTCAAAAGTTTAAGCCCAGGCTTAGATGCAGAAGTTGTGCGCATACTCAAATCCTTAAAGCATCGCTGGTTTCCTGCCTTCGTCAATGGCAATCCTGTTGATGTCACCTTTTTGCAAACCTTTACCTTTGAAATAAATAAACCTACTCAGGAAAAATGA
- a CDS encoding uracil-DNA glycosylase family protein, which yields MKKLQSDIQKCTICAPYLEMGCRPVFSFSPFSRIVIIGQAPGRRVHESGIPWDDQSGNNLRDWLGVTKEEFYNPDLFAIVPMAFCYPGTGKSGDLPPRKECAPQWHVPILNLLSHVSLTLLIGQYAQGYYLLEKNEHNLTETVKHYENYLPQYFPLPHPSPRNNIWKKKNPWFETDLLPVLRERIKSII from the coding sequence ATGAAAAAATTACAATCAGATATACAAAAGTGTACCATCTGTGCGCCTTACCTGGAAATGGGCTGCCGCCCCGTCTTCTCCTTTAGCCCGTTCAGCAGAATTGTCATCATTGGCCAGGCACCAGGGCGGCGTGTGCATGAGTCGGGCATTCCTTGGGATGACCAGAGTGGCAACAATTTGCGAGACTGGCTGGGGGTGACGAAGGAAGAATTTTATAACCCTGATTTATTTGCCATCGTTCCTATGGCTTTTTGTTATCCAGGTACCGGAAAATCTGGGGATTTACCACCAAGAAAGGAGTGCGCACCTCAATGGCATGTTCCCATTTTAAACCTTTTATCACACGTAAGTTTAACCCTGTTAATTGGCCAATATGCCCAAGGATATTATCTGCTCGAAAAAAACGAACATAACTTAACGGAGACGGTCAAACATTACGAAAACTACCTGCCTCAATATTTTCCATTACCCCATCCGTCCCCCAGGAATAATATTTGGAAAAAGAAAAACCCTTGGTTTGAAACCGATTTATTACCTGTTTTGAGGGAACGTATAAAAAGTATTATTTAA